Within Pseudomonas alloputida, the genomic segment CATGGCGTTGAGGGCTGGGTGCTCGGGAGGTTCTCCCTTCCAGGCCTCGGCCATGCCCGCCGGGGTCAGCCGGGTAAAGCCGGTGCCCAAGTCGAGCTCTACCAGTTGCTCATCGCTGGCCCAAGCGCAGAGCTTGTCGAACCAGGGCTCGAAGTAACGGGCTTGCATCTTGCGGCCGTCGACCTGTTTGGCGGCCAGCGCATCGCGGCAGATTTGCCGCAGTTCCTCGGCCCACTGTGCCCATGGCGCCTTGATGCGGGCCAACTGTGCGCCACGTTGCTGCAGCGATGCCTGGATCAATGCGGCGGGCTCTGGCCCATTCTGCTGGGCGCGCACACGGCCGAACAGTGGGCGAATGCGCGGCAGCAAGGCATCTGGGCTCCCCCAGTTGCCGCGCACCCAGGCCAGTGCGTCACCTTGCATCCCATAGCAGAAGCGCCGCCAGTAATCGCGCATGACCTGGCCCAACAACTCGCTGTGGTCGGTTTCCAGGGTCTGGGTGAACAGGCTGCCGCTGTCGAAGGCATGCTCGCGCAGCATGCGCTGGCACCAGCCATGGATGGTCGATACCGCAGCCTCGTCCATCCACTGCACGGCGATTTCCAACCGGCCGGCGCAACGCGGCCAGTTTTCTTGTGGGTAATCGTCACGCAGTTGGTGCAACAGTGGATCGGCGCCTTCCAGTTCGCCACGGAAGAACCTTGCGGCTTCAGCCAGGCGGGCGCGGATACGCTCGCGCAGCTCTTTGGTGGCGGCGTCGGTGAAGGTCACCACGAGGATCTGCGGTGGCAGCAGCTCGCGTTCGAAGCCCTGTTCGCCACCGTGACCGAGGATCAGGCGCAGGTACAGCGCCGAAATGGTGAAGGTCTTGCCCGTACCGGCGCTGGCCTCGATCAGCTGGCTACCGTGCAGGGGGAAACTCAGTGCCAGAGGACGGTCCTGGGTCATGCGCCTTTCTCCGGGTTGCCCAAGGTCTGCCAAGGGGCGGTAAACAACGGGCGATACAAGGTTTCGCACCAGCCTTCAAACGTTTCGTCAGCGGTGAGTGCTGCAAAGTCCCGGAACTGGCGGGCCAAGGCAATGCTTTCACTCCGTTCGCCAAAGCTGGTGCGTTCGTCGCCTTCGTAGGCGCGAGCTGCTGCGGCCAGGGCTTTATCCGCATCGTCCTGGGCCAACCAGGCGAACGCGGTCTTGGCCGCGACTGGCAACGGCGCGTTCATTGCCGCCTGACGGGCCACCAACAGGTCGCCCAGCAGTTGCGCGGCCTGCGCTTGCGGCAGGGGTGCAAGCAACAGGGTCAGGTCACTGGCTACCAATGCACTGTTATAGGGGTAGCCCGCCGCACAGGCCGCCAGGTGCGTAACCCAGGGCGCGATAAGGCGGTGCCACTTCAGGTTGTTGCGCCCGGCACTGATGGTGTTGGGTACTGTGGTGATACTGAGAAGGCTCTGATCTTCCGCCTGGAACACCCGGCCCAGCCAGCCCTCCAGACGGTGCTGACCGTGCTCGAAATGCACCGGCAAAGCGCCCTCGACCAGCTGTGGCCAGCGTTGCAGCAATTGCTGGTGACGTTGCAGCAGGTCCGGCAGCGGTTCGATCAACTCGTTTTGCAGCAGTTCGCCGAAACCGGCTAGCGGCAGCAGACCGCAGGCCTGCAGGCGTCGGGCCTGGGCGCGCAAGGCTTGTTCGGCGTTGTCCGGTTCGGCCAAGGCGGCGCCAAGCAGGCTTTCACTGGCGCCGTAGCGTTGCAGGGTATCGAGGACGAAGGGCTCTTCGTCCGGGGTCGGCGCTTCCAGCGCCTCAAAGTACACCTTCAAGCGCTGGCTGAAGAAGTGCCGTACCGGGTGGCGCAAGAAGTCATTCAGCTGGTGCAGACTCAGGGCTTCAGCGTCCTGATAAGGCGGCAAGCCCGGCTCGCTCTGCGCGTCTGTCTCACCCTGCTGGTGCAGCACCTGCCATTCATGGGCATAGCTGAACAGTGGGCTGCCCTTCTGGAAGTACCGAGGGCTGAACGGCTGCAGCGGGTGCTCCTGGGTCAGTGCGTGCAACAGTTGCTCGCCCGGTCTCGCGGGCTGGCCCTGCTGCGCGTCGGCCAAATGCCAGCCCGCAGCGATGTGATCGCGCAACTGGCCGATCAGCACCGAGGCCGGGCGTTCGCTATTGTCGCGGATACTGCGCCCGACCCAGCTGACATACAGTTGGTCACGTGCTGACAGTAGCGCTTCAAGTAACAGGTAACGGTCGTCTTCGCGGCGTGAGCGGTCGCCGGGGCGATAGTCGCTGGCCATCAGGTCGAAGTCCAGCGGTGGCTGCGCACGCGGGTAATCGCCATCGTTCATGCCCAGCAGGCAGACCACTCTGAAGGGGATCGCGCGCATGGGCATGAGTGTGCAGAAGTTGACCGAGCCGGCGAGGAAACGTTGTGACAGCTTGCCCTGATCGAGGCCCGACAGCCAGGCTTCACGCACCACGGTAAGCGGTAGCGGGTCGTGCAGGCCGACGGTCTCGCACACCTCAAGCCAGCTATCACGCAAATCCTGCAACTGCATCAACAGGAACTCATCACCCTCGTCCTCGGCGAGGAAGAACACGTGCAGCAAGGCATGCAGTCGCTCGCCCCACTGGCTGACGGTGGCAGGCTCGGACAAGGCCTGGCAGGCGACTTCGAGCGCATCCAGCAACGCGACCAGCGGGCCGATCAGTGCCGCGTCCAGGCCACCGATTTCATCGTAGGGTTCAATGCCATCACAGGCCTCACCCACCCCCACGGCATAACCCAACAGCATGCGGCGCAGGCCGAAACGCCAACTGTTCTGTTCGAGCCCGGCGGGCAAGCCCAGGCTCGCCCGCTGCGCGGCGTCAAGGCCCCAACGGATGCCAGCGCCCTCGATCCAGCGGTGCAGCGTGGGCAGGTCGTTTTCGCGGATGCCGAAGCGGGCGCGGACTGCCGGCACGTCCAGCAGGTCGAGCACTTCGCTGACCGCGAAGCGGCTGTCAGGCAGTTTGAGCAGGTGCTCAAGCGCGATCAGCAAAGGCTCGCGACCACGCTGGCCCTGGTCTGTCAGGGTGAACGGGATGTAGCGTGGATCGTTACGCTGCAACTGGCCGAAGACGGCGCGGATATGCGGCGCGTAAGTGTCGATGTCCGGCAGCATGACGATCACGTCGCGCGGGCGCAAAGTCGGGTCGGCGCTGAAGCGGGCCAACAGCTGGTCGTGGAGGATCTCCACTTCACGTTGCGGGCTGTGCGCGATATGGAAGCGGATCGAGCGGTCTTTTGTGGTGTCGACTGCCGGCCACCGTTCGCGGCTCTCGGCGAGCGGGCGCAATTCCAGGATGTCGTCCTGCAGTTCGTTGAGCAGCGTGGTGGGCGAACCGTCGCTGAACAGGTCGATGCGGCCGTCGCTGAACACGCCCTGGTAGCTGCCTGGGTCATCATAGCTGTCGAGCAGGTTGATGTAGTCGCGGCCTTGTTTACCCCAGGCTGCCAGCAACGGGTGGGCATGCTGGTGCAGCGTCTGGTCGTCCAGTTGCAGGGGCATGCCTTGCTTGCGTTGCTGGCGTTTGTACTGGTGGCGCAACAGGTCCTTGTCGGCAACGATATCGGCCCAGTGGTGGCGGCATGGGTTGTGTACGCACAGCAATACCTGACTGAAACGCGACAGGCCTGCCAGTGCTTCCAGGGCCTGGGCCGGCAGCGAAGAGATACCGAACACGATCACCCTCGGTGGCAGCCCTGCAGGCGCCTGCTCCAGGCTGTTGATGCGCTCGATGAAACGTTGGTGTACCCCGGCGCGGCTTTGCGCCATGCCTTGCTCGCCAACATCCTCCAGCAATGCTCGCCACAACTCGGCTTGCCAGCGGTTGCCTGGCGGCAGAACTTTGCGCTCGCCGCGGGCCGTGTTGATGACGTGCTCACCAGTGGCCCAGTCCTTGAGCCAATCGGCGCGGTAGACCTGATACTGGTCGAACAGGTCGGCCAAGCGCTCGGCGAGCTGGTAGCGCTTGCGCAAGTCACTGTCATCGGTGAGGAAGCGCCGCAGTGGCTCGAAATGCGGGCGCTCGATGAGCGCTGGCAACAGGCGCATCAGGCGCCAGGTCAGGGGTGCCTTGTCGA encodes:
- the recC gene encoding exodeoxyribonuclease V subunit gamma; protein product: MLNTAHLHPGFMIVHGNRLDDLRSLVVSWMRRYPLAPLENEIALVQSNGIAQWLKLALAEDPLEDDQGGCGIAAAIDVQLPGSFMWQLYRSVLGRSEIPEVSLLDKAPLTWRLMRLLPALIERPHFEPLRRFLTDDSDLRKRYQLAERLADLFDQYQVYRADWLKDWATGEHVINTARGERKVLPPGNRWQAELWRALLEDVGEQGMAQSRAGVHQRFIERINSLEQAPAGLPPRVIVFGISSLPAQALEALAGLSRFSQVLLCVHNPCRHHWADIVADKDLLRHQYKRQQRKQGMPLQLDDQTLHQHAHPLLAAWGKQGRDYINLLDSYDDPGSYQGVFSDGRIDLFSDGSPTTLLNELQDDILELRPLAESRERWPAVDTTKDRSIRFHIAHSPQREVEILHDQLLARFSADPTLRPRDVIVMLPDIDTYAPHIRAVFGQLQRNDPRYIPFTLTDQGQRGREPLLIALEHLLKLPDSRFAVSEVLDLLDVPAVRARFGIRENDLPTLHRWIEGAGIRWGLDAAQRASLGLPAGLEQNSWRFGLRRMLLGYAVGVGEACDGIEPYDEIGGLDAALIGPLVALLDALEVACQALSEPATVSQWGERLHALLHVFFLAEDEGDEFLLMQLQDLRDSWLEVCETVGLHDPLPLTVVREAWLSGLDQGKLSQRFLAGSVNFCTLMPMRAIPFRVVCLLGMNDGDYPRAQPPLDFDLMASDYRPGDRSRREDDRYLLLEALLSARDQLYVSWVGRSIRDNSERPASVLIGQLRDHIAAGWHLADAQQGQPARPGEQLLHALTQEHPLQPFSPRYFQKGSPLFSYAHEWQVLHQQGETDAQSEPGLPPYQDAEALSLHQLNDFLRHPVRHFFSQRLKVYFEALEAPTPDEEPFVLDTLQRYGASESLLGAALAEPDNAEQALRAQARRLQACGLLPLAGFGELLQNELIEPLPDLLQRHQQLLQRWPQLVEGALPVHFEHGQHRLEGWLGRVFQAEDQSLLSITTVPNTISAGRNNLKWHRLIAPWVTHLAACAAGYPYNSALVASDLTLLLAPLPQAQAAQLLGDLLVARQAAMNAPLPVAAKTAFAWLAQDDADKALAAAARAYEGDERTSFGERSESIALARQFRDFAALTADETFEGWCETLYRPLFTAPWQTLGNPEKGA